The following are encoded in a window of Halalkalicoccus jeotgali B3 genomic DNA:
- a CDS encoding DUF7692 domain-containing protein has product MRINTSDKYEWRTDLYDRVGDLLNESTRSGAIDASAQFTEEMMKNLDRAMDHPDMTPELAALLSMSQVELEYEIQSGVNISD; this is encoded by the coding sequence ATGAGAATCAACACATCCGACAAATACGAGTGGCGTACAGACTTATACGACCGCGTAGGCGATCTTCTGAACGAATCTACGCGGTCGGGCGCGATCGATGCGAGCGCACAGTTTACCGAGGAGATGATGAAGAATCTCGATCGGGCGATGGATCACCCCGATATGACACCGGAACTCGCGGCCTTGCTGTCCATGTCGCAGGTCGAACTCGAATATGAGATCCAGTCCGGCGTGAACATTAGCGACTAA
- a CDS encoding winged helix-turn-helix domain-containing protein, whose product MERKRDDSGKFVPQVTDERVLDALGEGTLSAQQVADKLGCSRQAADRRLRNLLEDGTVEKHTFGPRSVAWSLTDELQDVVCEGESDDE is encoded by the coding sequence ATGGAGCGAAAGCGCGACGATTCGGGGAAATTCGTCCCACAAGTTACCGATGAACGGGTCTTGGACGCACTCGGAGAGGGAACCTTATCGGCTCAGCAGGTAGCCGATAAACTCGGATGCTCGCGACAGGCGGCCGACCGACGGCTACGGAATCTCCTCGAGGACGGGACAGTCGAGAAACACACCTTCGGACCCAGAAGCGTCGCGTGGTCGCTCACCGACGAGCTTCAGGATGTCGTCTGTGAGGGCGAAAGCGATGACGAATAG
- a CDS encoding Fic family protein: MTNSGDGTLPTAKDIVTVHDEIDEEYDLKYKGARVASPRLELRPHTRKAAEYDDVYIRAAFLLRKVVTAHVFEDGNKRTAWNVATSYLEQAGAQRADTDVAEARVVRSIRKYEVEEIAKWLETGAIDKSRLNPPRTDNE; encoded by the coding sequence ATGACGAATAGCGGTGATGGCACTCTCCCGACAGCGAAAGATATCGTAACTGTCCACGATGAGATTGATGAGGAATATGATTTGAAGTACAAGGGTGCCCGCGTTGCATCACCGAGACTTGAACTCCGTCCACATACCCGCAAGGCGGCCGAATATGACGATGTGTACATACGAGCCGCCTTTTTGCTTCGGAAGGTGGTGACGGCCCATGTATTCGAAGATGGAAATAAGCGCACTGCATGGAACGTGGCAACATCGTATTTAGAGCAGGCCGGCGCGCAACGAGCTGATACAGACGTGGCGGAAGCTCGTGTCGTGCGTAGTATCCGGAAATATGAGGTGGAGGAAATCGCCAAGTGGTTGGAAACCGGCGCGATCGACAAATCACGATTGAACCCACCCCGGACGGATAATGAATAA
- a CDS encoding DUF7563 family protein: MAQCEGGGHVTALFVRVFGVSGAIAGCFECSDRQTVRSGFDE; the protein is encoded by the coding sequence ATGGCTCAATGCGAGGGCGGCGGCCACGTCACAGCCCTATTCGTCCGAGTGTTCGGGGTATCGGGCGCGATCGCTGGCTGTTTCGAGTGTTCTGACCGCCAGACGGTTCGGAGTGGGTTCGATGAGTGA
- a CDS encoding DUF7845 domain-containing protein yields MSESRFLLETAVDEFGGNLIYTGNDLLPHFALDKAVKDADGSARARFDRGDETWVATLSYQESGLAPRDHPDYRLQTVREHRITVKPVEDQAGKRRARFHVAPRWPDMRTTDGDSISTPDIVGVNVRAQGAKLDFGEYPELLRGGAEALDINPAYFTGEHSYSNIYEAETYVRVNRSKSGRVFGRGSVMERIFELAAESGKYRKLVEDDTGGDGFMHMAAFRPETAGALISGHEYGKRIKHYLLKNPPEDPSDPLYHPKVCMLFKKSLNTSTVPWSDKAGLRRELDEQLLNLLSWAGLPTRPNESSDTYVPDGYFEDTDTIRPTISLIDDPTPDIKREQGTAVIKALAGLGTGNPDLNNSDAEALQVMADGGQVQDVTSLAEAIGRSRRTVYRIVDRLSDLLTLENGAVAFGSDYLASQARHGLRHAREAFENDGKGSGESSAWSAWCAEYGPEVSDRFPDADITRVKLEFGEIPDEADMEEMLKEGLTAWIRSGRDKVEYVAGRAFWRQNGEGLSTSDTPGSRAGGMPDTVPSRSTTTGSDLKSVR; encoded by the coding sequence ATGAGTGAGTCACGTTTCCTGCTTGAGACGGCTGTGGACGAATTTGGTGGGAACCTGATTTACACCGGAAACGACCTCCTCCCGCACTTCGCACTCGACAAGGCGGTTAAGGACGCCGACGGATCGGCCCGCGCCCGGTTCGACAGGGGCGACGAAACGTGGGTAGCCACACTCTCCTATCAGGAATCGGGGCTTGCACCGCGCGATCACCCGGACTATCGCCTCCAGACGGTTCGCGAGCACCGGATTACCGTCAAACCAGTAGAGGACCAGGCCGGGAAACGTCGGGCGCGCTTCCATGTCGCGCCACGCTGGCCGGATATGCGAACGACAGACGGAGATTCAATCTCGACACCCGATATTGTAGGCGTGAACGTTCGCGCTCAGGGTGCCAAACTCGACTTTGGGGAGTATCCTGAACTCCTCCGAGGGGGGGCCGAAGCCCTAGACATCAATCCGGCGTACTTCACGGGCGAGCACTCCTACTCAAATATCTACGAGGCCGAAACGTACGTTCGGGTCAATCGGTCCAAGTCGGGCCGTGTGTTCGGGCGCGGGTCCGTCATGGAACGAATCTTTGAGTTGGCCGCCGAATCGGGCAAATACCGAAAACTCGTCGAGGACGATACGGGCGGAGACGGGTTCATGCACATGGCGGCGTTCCGGCCTGAGACGGCAGGTGCGCTCATCTCGGGCCACGAATACGGTAAGCGGATCAAACACTACCTGCTCAAGAATCCGCCTGAGGACCCGTCAGACCCGTTGTATCACCCAAAGGTGTGTATGCTGTTCAAGAAGTCGCTCAATACGTCTACGGTCCCGTGGTCGGACAAGGCGGGGCTTCGACGGGAGTTAGACGAGCAGCTGCTAAATCTCTTGAGTTGGGCTGGCCTGCCGACCCGTCCGAACGAATCGAGCGACACCTACGTTCCCGATGGATACTTTGAGGACACGGACACGATTCGGCCGACGATCTCCCTGATAGACGACCCGACACCGGACATCAAGCGAGAGCAAGGGACGGCCGTAATCAAGGCGCTTGCTGGCCTTGGGACAGGAAACCCGGACCTCAACAACTCGGACGCCGAAGCCTTGCAGGTCATGGCCGACGGGGGACAGGTCCAAGACGTCACCTCACTGGCCGAGGCGATCGGCCGTTCGCGCCGGACGGTCTACCGGATCGTCGACCGTCTCTCGGACCTCTTAACGCTCGAGAACGGGGCCGTCGCCTTCGGGTCGGACTATCTGGCCTCGCAGGCCCGCCACGGGCTCAGACACGCCCGTGAGGCCTTCGAGAACGACGGCAAGGGTTCGGGCGAATCGAGCGCATGGTCGGCGTGGTGCGCCGAATACGGGCCTGAGGTTTCTGACCGGTTTCCTGACGCCGACATTACCCGGGTCAAACTCGAGTTTGGTGAGATACCCGACGAGGCCGACATGGAGGAGATGCTGAAAGAAGGGCTAACGGCGTGGATCCGTTCAGGCCGTGATAAAGTCGAGTACGTAGCAGGCCGTGCCTTCTGGCGTCAGAACGGAGAGGGGCTATCCACATCGGACACGCCCGGCAGTCGGGCCGGTGGTATGCCAGATACTGTCCCGTCCCGGTCAACGACGACCGGATCAGATCTCAAATCCGTCAGATAG
- a CDS encoding antitoxin VapB family protein has product MATKTLTITEDAYERLKAHKRGDESFSDVVNRLSKSRDNPKKARGLWDDIDAGQDHKEKHQQLGEEIDDHYDEMFGQ; this is encoded by the coding sequence ATGGCTACAAAGACACTCACGATCACCGAGGACGCCTATGAGCGCCTGAAAGCGCACAAGCGCGGTGACGAGAGCTTCAGCGATGTAGTAAACCGGCTCTCGAAGTCACGAGACAACCCGAAAAAGGCGCGAGGGCTTTGGGATGACATCGACGCAGGGCAGGACCACAAAGAGAAACACCAGCAACTTGGCGAGGAGATTGACGACCACTACGATGAGATGTTTGGACAATAG
- a CDS encoding PIN domain-containing protein, with translation MDNSVLSDYLRSDNPRHEQAATVIESYDGAWYLPMPVLWEALRYGAQASRKPGVTKTEAALNWADPLPVTAGAVTEAAMIEAELLDQGTPINAVDMLIAGIVREAGATIVTRDSDFNRIEGLQVTNIDE, from the coding sequence TTGGACAATAGCGTCCTAAGCGACTATCTTCGCTCGGACAACCCCCGCCACGAACAGGCGGCCACAGTAATCGAGTCCTATGATGGAGCGTGGTATCTCCCGATGCCAGTGTTGTGGGAGGCTCTGCGATACGGAGCACAGGCCTCCCGAAAACCCGGTGTTACCAAAACTGAGGCAGCGCTAAATTGGGCCGATCCCCTTCCGGTAACGGCAGGTGCGGTCACTGAGGCAGCCATGATCGAGGCTGAACTCCTCGACCAGGGCACGCCGATCAATGCAGTGGACATGCTAATAGCAGGGATTGTCCGTGAAGCAGGCGCGACGATCGTTACCCGCGATAGTGACTTCAACCGTATTGAGGGCCTCCAAGTCACCAATATTGACGAGTAG
- a CDS encoding DUF4177 domain-containing protein, which produces MSASDDYEYKMIQPSTGLLGIKTENTEKKVNRLAKDGWELDEVIENWFWGDNLIFKRPRSSGNANVD; this is translated from the coding sequence ATGTCCGCAAGCGACGACTACGAATACAAGATGATCCAGCCGTCGACTGGTCTATTAGGAATTAAGACAGAAAACACGGAAAAGAAAGTCAACAGACTTGCTAAAGACGGCTGGGAACTTGACGAGGTAATCGAGAACTGGTTTTGGGGAGATAATCTCATCTTCAAACGCCCTCGGTCAAGTGGGAACGCAAACGTAGACTAG